The following proteins come from a genomic window of Sulfoacidibacillus ferrooxidans:
- a CDS encoding SdrD B-like domain-containing protein → QQSAQSNTVTYTAQSTVATPSLVVNDNNGLAEVDVSNAAPDATVNLYSSSGQEVSSTTADSYGNASFDNLPSGSYYVVQIYDGQQSAPSNTVTFSDQSTLATPSLAVMDTNGVEDLAVSNATPDATVNLFTSSGQVVSATTADSNGNASFDNLSSGSYYVVQTYDGQQSAQSNTVTFSDQSTLATPSLAVMDTNGVEDLAVSNATPDATVNLYSSSGQDMGSTAVDSNGNASFDNLPSGSYYVVQTYDGQQSAQSNTVTFTA, encoded by the coding sequence CAGCAAAGTGCTCAATCGAATACGGTGACTTATACTGCTCAATCGACTGTAGCCACCCCTTCTCTTGTCGTGAATGACAACAATGGTTTGGCAGAAGTAGATGTGAGTAACGCGGCTCCAGATGCAACCGTGAACCTGTACAGTTCTTCTGGTCAAGAGGTGAGTTCAACCACAGCCGATTCATATGGTAATGCCTCCTTTGACAATTTGCCTAGCGGTAGCTACTATGTCGTGCAGATCTACGATGGTCAGCAAAGTGCTCCATCGAATACGGTAACCTTCAGTGATCAAAGCACATTAGCAACTCCGTCTCTTGCTGTGATGGATACCAATGGTGTAGAGGACTTAGCTGTGAGTAATGCCACTCCAGATGCAACTGTCAATCTGTTTACTTCATCTGGTCAAGTAGTTAGTGCCACTACAGCGGATTCAAATGGTAATGCCTCCTTTGACAATCTATCTAGCGGTAGCTACTATGTTGTGCAAACCTATGATGGCCAGCAAAGTGCTCAATCGAATACGGTGACCTTCAGTGATCAAAGCACATTAGCAACTCCGTCTCTTGCTGTGATGGATACCAATGGTGTAGAGGATCTAGCTGTGAGTAATGCCACTCCAGATGCAACCGTGAACCTGTACAGTTCTTCCGGTCAAGACATGGGATCAACAGCAGTGGATTCAAATGGTAATGCCTCCTTTGACAATCTGCCTAGCGGTAGCTACTATGTCGTACAAACCTACGATGGTCAGCAAAGTGCTCAATCCAATACGGTGACTTTTACTGCCTAG